The following coding sequences lie in one Rickettsia hoogstraalii genomic window:
- the cysS gene encoding cysteine--tRNA ligase: MQIQFHLYNTFSRTKEVFNPQDQANVKMYVCGPTVYDNPHIGNSRSVVVYDLLYRIVIKIFGSRAVKYVRNITDVDDKIIDRAELLGITINELTDKVTQEFHTNMAYLGCMLPSIEPKATEHIDVMIEIIERLIAKDHAYIADNHVYFDVLSAPNYTELSNRNLEEMFEGVRIENSKTKKHPQDFVLWKPAKPNESANMNFESPWGLGRPGWHIECSAMSYKYLGENFDIHGGGADLIFPHHTNEIAQSRCAFPDSTYAKYWVHNGFLTVNGEKMSKSLGNFITVRDLMDKEISGEVVRLFLLSSHYRRPLDYNDKAIEDAKKTLDYWYRAIENINVQKIDLSHNFMQSLLDDMNTPLAVKIINDYAKGVFISKTEEERQLNASAIITCANFIGLMNKTPHEWFNSNVDELYINELVNKRLEAKKQKNWLLADQIRNQLLEEKIILEDKPDGTTIWRKE; encoded by the coding sequence ATGCAAATTCAATTTCACTTATATAACACTTTTAGCCGTACTAAAGAGGTTTTTAATCCTCAAGATCAAGCTAACGTAAAAATGTATGTATGTGGACCGACTGTTTATGATAATCCTCATATAGGCAATAGTAGGTCGGTAGTAGTATATGATTTACTTTATCGTATAGTTATAAAAATATTCGGCAGTAGAGCAGTAAAATATGTACGCAATATTACCGATGTTGACGATAAAATTATTGATAGAGCTGAACTACTTGGCATTACTATTAATGAGTTGACTGATAAAGTTACACAAGAGTTTCATACAAATATGGCATATTTAGGTTGCATGCTACCGAGTATTGAGCCGAAAGCTACAGAGCATATTGATGTAATGATCGAAATAATAGAACGCTTAATAGCAAAAGATCATGCATATATTGCGGATAATCATGTTTATTTTGATGTTTTATCAGCTCCAAATTATACGGAATTATCTAACCGAAATTTAGAAGAAATGTTTGAGGGAGTGCGTATAGAAAACAGCAAAACCAAAAAGCATCCACAGGATTTTGTATTATGGAAACCGGCAAAGCCGAATGAATCCGCAAATATGAATTTTGAAAGTCCTTGGGGGCTTGGTCGCCCTGGATGGCATATTGAATGTTCAGCCATGAGCTACAAATATTTAGGTGAGAATTTTGATATTCACGGTGGCGGAGCAGATTTAATCTTCCCGCATCATACTAATGAAATTGCACAAAGTAGATGTGCTTTTCCGGATTCTACCTATGCTAAATATTGGGTACATAATGGCTTTCTAACGGTGAACGGTGAGAAAATGAGTAAATCTCTTGGTAATTTTATTACCGTAAGGGATTTAATGGATAAAGAAATTTCAGGAGAGGTAGTAAGATTATTCTTATTAAGTAGCCATTATAGACGTCCACTTGATTATAATGATAAAGCTATAGAAGATGCTAAAAAGACTTTAGATTATTGGTATAGAGCCATAGAAAATATTAATGTACAAAAAATAGATTTATCTCACAATTTCATGCAAAGCTTACTTGATGACATGAATACGCCGCTTGCCGTTAAAATAATTAATGACTATGCTAAAGGTGTTTTTATTTCTAAAACTGAAGAAGAAAGGCAGCTTAACGCCTCTGCTATTATTACTTGTGCTAATTTTATTGGTTTAATGAATAAGACTCCCCATGAGTGGTTTAATAGCAATGTGGATGAACTCTATATAAATGAGCTTGTAAATAAGCGTTTGGAAGCAAAAAAACAAAAAAATTGGTTATTAGCCGATCAAATTCGTAACCAGTTATTAGAGGAAAAAATAATTCTAGAAGATAAACCTGACGGTACTACTATTTGGCGAAAAGAATAA
- a CDS encoding queuosine precursor transporter — MSIEFNIKEKIYIILCTFFTVLIIVGNLIYQKFVYLNIFNFYILELSIGAIFYPLTFLLTDLIAEFYGKERANFCVKLAIIFNIIVVLIISLMDKLEATNWSNVDNITFHKVFGSYHISFLASTFACYIAQLVDINIYLWIRKITKGKYLWIRNNFSTAISLFIDTFIVIGIMSLFNIFPFDQLGQLVLNSYSFKLFFTVFSTPIFYLAVWLISLFIKKG, encoded by the coding sequence ATGTCTATAGAATTTAATATAAAAGAAAAAATTTATATCATTTTATGTACGTTTTTTACAGTCCTTATTATAGTAGGAAACTTAATATATCAAAAATTTGTTTACCTTAATATTTTTAATTTTTATATTCTTGAATTATCTATAGGAGCAATTTTTTACCCGTTAACTTTTTTATTAACGGATTTAATAGCTGAGTTTTACGGTAAAGAAAGAGCCAATTTTTGTGTAAAACTTGCTATTATTTTTAATATAATAGTAGTTTTAATAATAAGTCTCATGGATAAATTGGAAGCTACTAATTGGTCTAATGTTGACAACATAACTTTTCATAAAGTCTTTGGTTCATACCATATATCTTTTTTAGCATCAACTTTTGCCTGTTATATAGCTCAACTTGTTGATATTAATATCTATTTATGGATACGTAAAATTACTAAAGGTAAATATTTATGGATAAGAAATAATTTTAGTACGGCAATTTCTTTATTTATTGATACTTTTATTGTAATTGGGATTATGAGCTTATTTAATATTTTTCCTTTTGACCAATTAGGTCAGCTTGTACTTAATAGCTATTCATTTAAACTATTTTTTACCGTATTTAGTACGCCGATATTCTATTTGGCAGTTTGGTTAATAAGCTTGTTTATTAAGAAAGGATAA
- the tsf gene encoding translation elongation factor Ts yields the protein MSEINISAAAVKELREKTGAGMMDCKKALIETSGNFEEAIDFLRKKGLAAAAKKAGRMASEGLTAAKVDGLVGVVVEVNSETDFVARNEQFQDLVKNIANLAVIAKDIDTLKTSKMQSGKSVEEEIIENIATIGENLTLRRMDILEISEGAIGSYVHNEVVPNLGKISVLVGLASNAKDKAKLEALAKQIAVHVAGNNPQSIDDSSLDQALVERERKVFFEKSKEEGKPDNIIEKMVEGRIRKFFSEVVLLQQNFLFEPKLTVAEVIKNAEKELGAEIKIAKFIRYELGEGIEHEEKNFADEVAAITQG from the coding sequence ATGAGTGAAATAAATATAAGTGCTGCAGCGGTTAAAGAATTAAGAGAAAAAACCGGTGCAGGTATGATGGACTGCAAAAAAGCATTAATAGAAACCAGCGGTAATTTTGAAGAAGCTATTGATTTCCTTCGTAAGAAAGGTTTAGCTGCTGCTGCAAAGAAAGCCGGTCGCATGGCTTCTGAAGGCTTAACGGCTGCAAAAGTTGATGGGCTTGTTGGAGTAGTAGTTGAAGTAAATTCTGAAACGGATTTTGTTGCTAGAAATGAGCAGTTCCAGGATTTAGTTAAGAATATTGCGAATCTTGCAGTAATTGCAAAAGATATAGATACGTTAAAAACATCTAAAATGCAAAGCGGTAAATCAGTTGAAGAAGAGATTATAGAAAATATCGCTACAATCGGTGAAAATTTAACATTACGTCGTATGGATATATTAGAGATATCCGAAGGAGCAATCGGTTCGTACGTACATAATGAAGTTGTACCGAATCTAGGAAAAATTTCCGTATTAGTAGGTCTTGCGTCTAACGCAAAAGATAAAGCAAAACTAGAAGCTTTAGCTAAACAAATTGCTGTTCATGTAGCAGGAAATAACCCGCAAAGTATAGATGATTCAAGCTTGGATCAAGCACTCGTAGAGCGTGAGAGAAAAGTATTTTTTGAGAAATCTAAAGAAGAAGGAAAGCCTGATAATATTATAGAAAAAATGGTAGAAGGTAGAATACGTAAATTCTTCTCTGAAGTTGTATTGCTTCAGCAAAATTTCTTATTTGAGCCTAAACTTACTGTTGCGGAAGTAATTAAAAATGCTGAAAAAGAACTCGGTGCAGAAATTAAAATCGCTAAATTTATTAGATACGAACTTGGTGAAGGTATAGAACACGAAGAAAAAAATTTCGCCGATGAAGTAGCAGCCATCACACAGGGTTAA
- the rpsB gene encoding 30S ribosomal protein S2: MSKIPSVNIKELLDAGVHFGHKTSRWNPKMASYIYGERDDVHIIDLRQSAALMSVALNTIYETVKKDGKILFVSTKIQASDIIAEYAEKCGQYYVNHRWLGGMLTNWKTIVGSIEKLNKLEKTLENEEALMGYTKKEILDMSRKKDKLLLSLAGIRNLNSKPDLLVVIDTNKEHIAINEAVKLNVPIVAVVDTNSNPDNVDYPIPGNDDSIRSIRLYCSLFADAALQGLEESMKASGVDMGAMQEHTDKALTSKNVSKLKQAKKFSKTKNIDEETNTEFEQALNDADENKNSDNA, from the coding sequence ATGTCAAAAATACCATCTGTTAACATTAAAGAATTATTGGATGCAGGCGTGCATTTCGGTCATAAGACCTCACGTTGGAATCCTAAAATGGCATCTTATATATATGGTGAACGTGATGATGTTCATATAATCGATTTAAGACAAAGTGCCGCTTTAATGAGTGTTGCTTTGAATACAATATATGAAACCGTAAAAAAAGACGGTAAAATATTATTTGTAAGTACTAAAATACAGGCCAGTGATATTATAGCGGAATATGCCGAAAAATGCGGACAATATTACGTAAATCATAGATGGCTTGGCGGTATGCTAACTAACTGGAAAACTATTGTGGGTTCAATAGAAAAACTAAATAAGTTAGAAAAAACCTTAGAAAATGAAGAAGCACTTATGGGTTATACTAAGAAAGAGATACTTGATATGAGCCGTAAGAAAGATAAGTTACTTCTATCTCTTGCCGGTATTAGAAATCTTAATTCTAAACCTGATCTTCTAGTAGTTATTGACACTAATAAAGAGCATATCGCAATTAATGAAGCGGTAAAGCTTAATGTTCCTATAGTTGCAGTAGTCGATACTAATTCTAATCCTGATAATGTAGATTATCCGATTCCGGGTAATGACGATTCTATAAGGTCAATAAGACTTTATTGTAGTTTATTTGCAGATGCGGCATTACAAGGACTTGAAGAATCAATGAAAGCTTCAGGAGTTGACATGGGTGCTATGCAAGAGCATACAGATAAGGCGTTAACTTCTAAAAATGTTTCTAAATTAAAACAAGCTAAAAAATTCTCTAAAACGAAAAATATTGATGAAGAGACAAATACAGAATTTGAGCAAGCATTAAATGATGCCGATGAAAATAAAAATTCTGATAATGCATAA
- the waaA gene encoding lipid IV(A) 3-deoxy-D-manno-octulosonic acid transferase — translation MMLLYYALSFILLPIYFIIILIRLLIGKEDIRRIQERFAIGKYRQDNSFLIWIHAASVGESMAALTLISNISKRYPDIRFLVTSWTNSSAKILTAKLPKIAVHQFLPIDNIIFTRKFLKNWQPNLGIFIESELWPCTINEGARQCKLLLVNARISDKSFKAWLKRKSFFQLILKNFSKIIVQSERDLQKFNELDVSDAVNLGNIKFANEKLPVNQEELSKLSLHLDNRRIVIFASTHPEDEEVILPIIKNLKEQFLDCYIILIPRHPERIKSIIDNCKSHNLSATAKSQNDLPVLSDDLYIVDRFGEMGLFFSVATISFIGGSFKQGGHNILEAAYFSNCIIFGPDMSKNTDIAKGVLQNEAAIQIKNGEDLLTKLTYLLSPNNSLELKAYREKALKFVENNQKILDEYLQVITKFL, via the coding sequence ATGATGTTATTATATTATGCTCTAAGCTTTATATTATTACCTATTTATTTTATCATAATTCTTATACGTTTATTAATAGGTAAGGAAGATATAAGACGTATCCAAGAACGTTTTGCTATAGGTAAGTATCGACAAGACAACTCCTTCTTAATATGGATTCATGCAGCTAGCGTCGGCGAATCAATGGCAGCTTTAACTTTAATAAGTAATATAAGTAAACGCTATCCTGACATTCGTTTTTTAGTAACTTCTTGGACTAACAGCTCCGCTAAAATATTAACTGCCAAATTACCTAAAATAGCAGTTCACCAATTTTTACCGATAGATAATATTATTTTTACTCGAAAATTTTTAAAAAATTGGCAACCTAATTTAGGTATTTTTATAGAATCGGAATTATGGCCGTGTACTATTAATGAAGGAGCGAGGCAGTGTAAATTACTGCTAGTAAATGCTCGTATTTCCGATAAATCGTTTAAAGCTTGGCTAAAAAGAAAAAGCTTCTTTCAGCTTATCCTCAAAAATTTCAGTAAAATTATCGTGCAAAGCGAGCGTGACTTACAAAAATTCAATGAACTTGACGTATCGGATGCAGTTAATTTAGGTAATATTAAATTTGCCAACGAAAAACTTCCAGTTAATCAAGAAGAGTTATCAAAACTAAGTTTACATTTAGACAATAGGAGAATCGTGATATTTGCCAGCACTCACCCCGAAGATGAAGAGGTGATTTTGCCTATAATAAAAAACCTAAAAGAGCAGTTTTTAGATTGCTATATTATATTAATTCCAAGACATCCTGAGCGAATTAAATCAATTATCGATAATTGTAAGTCACATAATTTATCCGCTACCGCTAAATCGCAAAATGATTTACCTGTATTAAGCGACGATCTTTATATAGTTGATAGATTCGGTGAAATGGGATTGTTTTTTTCCGTAGCTACAATTTCTTTTATCGGCGGTTCTTTTAAACAAGGCGGGCATAATATTTTAGAAGCGGCATATTTCTCTAATTGTATTATATTCGGTCCCGATATGAGTAAAAACACCGATATCGCTAAAGGCGTACTGCAAAATGAAGCAGCTATCCAAATCAAAAACGGTGAAGATTTACTAACCAAACTAACATATCTACTTAGCCCTAATAATTCTCTAGAACTTAAAGCTTATCGTGAAAAAGCTTTAAAATTTGTTGAGAATAACCAAAAAATCCTAGATGAATATTTACAGGTAATTACGAAGTTTCTTTGA
- the secG gene encoding preprotein translocase subunit SecG, whose protein sequence is MIDILLFVHITIAILLIIVILMQRSGSDGISSISGGNNMGVVSAKTVGNFLTKSTIILTTLFLINAIVLANLSSKKKSDLVSKINEIEENQAENSLPIAK, encoded by the coding sequence ATGATAGACATCCTCCTTTTTGTACATATTACTATTGCAATATTGCTAATTATAGTTATTCTGATGCAGCGTAGCGGATCGGATGGAATTAGTAGTATAAGCGGTGGTAATAATATGGGAGTAGTCAGTGCTAAAACAGTCGGTAATTTTCTTACTAAAAGCACTATAATACTTACAACATTATTTTTAATAAATGCAATAGTACTTGCTAATCTTTCCTCAAAAAAGAAATCAGATTTAGTTTCTAAAATTAATGAAATTGAAGAAAATCAAGCAGAAAATAGTTTACCTATAGCTAAATAG
- a CDS encoding autotransporter outer membrane beta-barrel domain-containing protein, with protein MNLQNSHSKKYVLTFFMSTCLLTSSFLSTSARAASFKDLFSKTPTWEKHNLQQQQNIWKDFTPNEKIKKWQEANLVPSFTQAQDDLGIKYKETDLLGFLGKTRYKARQARAEILLYIERVKQQNFDTKKQEYINRGVAPTDIEVAKNFEIIYDPKKTDKNIEKDQKVRRAEKNKKAIIDLYISSINRDIKYKHYVNNNNIPEMKEVKTALNMNKDDAESFIVSIRTEIMENAKRQYIADNLIPTEKELKTRFGISLDDNRYGYYIKSIRLKVMDKEKPQYIAANNIPTEKELEQKFGADKGEARNYIASIATQKMLNKKAFYINNNIIPTVEELKEEFKIGTVKANSYIQQITAGINANQLLNNNDTTKPSVGGSQKKSGTKSDNWYISNQGTNTTGTSSGVPTGRKEKQPYSFDPISTFKTYFNTKESKGNLTQSQHNINRIIQQEENIEEFKNLIKTDPIAALNLKVDSSYKKKAVTTILSDFNDDTIQRVLFSNDRGQLDFNTNIDVKNRPILKELLENSSSEEKTKFAERIKDYATRNISNNQFKEKARLDLIKLAASKDKSSVEKFLALQLELKNKMQSHIVKSEYILTPEIVAEINIELKNKGLIIDSLTKDDMIKLAKEVNKQTLNSVIKVILSDNNALSNETNKILGLAVGNNANNLEQTQSGIPNPPPLPLNGGIPNPPPLPLNGSMPPPPPPLNSQGFISNSNNFDLNKLQTEYPHIHLLYTQFTRNTTVQPKVPLQPTASSATSIERSEPETAYAKLYVEYRAETNLDIKTKKTSEKANDLQSQIIKRKDDITNVIRQILTESYANQGADKKTLINLFSITNPEVEEKAKEIFKELVQDPYMQDIIVNGKKAITSEDIIKDLFNEDPDDAAVRIVLSSCKISEDIKKPIKHELNQLKLIKEIDNESTPFKQLEAAYKKTSMLDQDIFANRVEELINNPNILTIAQQTTFLITEDTNLRKTINSDQAQAKLDDLRTAILSTIKFEELITANLPKNEFFAIIKEKEPELLKEFLKATTIKLEGNNNLDQLRLVLPSFTDMSNEQVRILSSKLNMTTILKALKEYSQEKAKKHIHTGNMPPPPPPPASKDSELAYLTSLGITKDWISRITKLNANTSTSIFKTTPKIYNFSSDIAVRYKEFALSGQKSAGHKAKYSDADLFKKAIVESVAFEHSKNLSKVHQNSKYFAKIQEAVDTMHSSFIGPRTEIGQKIHNIYTSKLLELTKDKEFIKYVEDNIILSKKLTEAFTSADSDSIDPRTRIGQEVHNIYTQQLTKYPEEEVKEAFNTANSDFIGPRTEIGQEVHNIYKSKLLELAKDKELFLFVEQLLAESTELEQKYGSDVQPENSNNEKKVGRLDMKQFQSLFQQGNEATNDESSTKDDTQPEDSNKKSEKSDSETALSPRLLSSNDSKNDKSSDNKKSLLALRSSDEEDKGYETEEELEESNNTTEEESKKDIALESEDEAIDVSFKTEAIAEQDKATQRQQVSAEATQRQQVSAETNNKVAVLEVVDRTISVTNKHIYSNIFNNRLDIAPIVAAGDEEASINRGVWISGLYGINKQGTWKNIPKYQGRTTGVTIGADTEFINSHDVIGIAYSHLESQIKYNKKLGKTAVNGHLLSIYGLKELIKGFSLQAITSYGHNYIKNKSKSINNIIGKYQNNNLSFQTLLNYKYRTKYDLHFIPNIGFKYDYSRASNYKEYNVDIENLIIQKKSNQSVESSIGGKIVFKPIATVNNIVLTPSLYGNIEHHFNNKNTKVNAKATFKGQTLQETIIIPKQPKLGYNVGSNILMSRKNINVLLEYNYYTHRKYQSHQGLIKLKVNL; from the coding sequence ATGAACTTACAAAATTCCCACTCAAAAAAATATGTTTTAACTTTTTTCATGTCAACATGTTTGTTGACTAGTAGCTTTTTAAGTACAAGTGCTAGAGCGGCAAGCTTTAAAGATTTATTTAGTAAAACCCCGACATGGGAAAAGCACAATTTACAACAGCAACAAAATATTTGGAAAGATTTTACTCCAAATGAAAAAATCAAAAAATGGCAAGAAGCAAACTTAGTTCCTAGTTTTACTCAAGCACAAGATGATCTAGGAATAAAGTATAAGGAAACAGATTTATTAGGTTTTTTAGGTAAAACTAGATATAAAGCAAGACAAGCAAGAGCTGAAATTTTATTATACATCGAAAGAGTAAAACAACAGAATTTTGATACAAAAAAACAAGAATATATTAATCGAGGTGTAGCTCCTACAGATATAGAAGTAGCAAAAAATTTTGAAATAATTTATGACCCTAAAAAAACAGACAAAAATATAGAAAAAGATCAAAAGGTACGTCGTGCAGAAAAAAACAAAAAAGCGATAATCGATCTATATATCAGCTCAATAAACAGAGATATTAAATACAAACATTATGTTAATAATAATAATATCCCTGAAATGAAAGAAGTAAAGACTGCTCTTAACATGAATAAAGATGATGCAGAATCTTTTATTGTATCAATAAGAACTGAAATTATGGAAAACGCAAAGAGACAATATATAGCGGATAACCTTATTCCTACAGAAAAAGAGTTAAAAACTAGGTTTGGTATATCTCTTGATGATAATAGATATGGCTATTATATTAAGTCAATAAGACTTAAAGTTATGGACAAAGAAAAGCCACAATATATAGCTGCTAATAATATTCCTACAGAAAAAGAGCTAGAGCAGAAATTTGGTGCTGATAAAGGTGAGGCAAGAAACTATATCGCATCAATAGCAACTCAGAAGATGCTTAATAAAAAAGCATTTTATATAAATAATAATATTATCCCTACAGTTGAAGAATTAAAGGAAGAATTTAAGATAGGGACAGTAAAAGCAAATTCTTATATACAGCAAATAACAGCCGGAATAAATGCAAACCAGCTTTTAAATAACAATGATACTACTAAACCGTCTGTCGGAGGCTCACAAAAAAAGAGCGGGACCAAAAGTGATAATTGGTATATATCAAATCAAGGTACAAATACTACAGGAACATCTTCGGGAGTTCCCACGGGTAGAAAAGAGAAACAACCATATTCTTTTGATCCTATAAGTACTTTTAAAACTTACTTTAATACTAAAGAAAGTAAGGGTAATTTAACACAGTCTCAACACAATATAAATAGAATAATACAACAAGAAGAAAATATTGAAGAATTTAAAAATCTTATTAAAACAGATCCTATAGCAGCATTAAATCTTAAAGTAGATAGTAGTTATAAAAAAAAAGCAGTAACTACTATATTAAGTGATTTTAATGATGATACTATTCAAAGGGTATTATTTAGCAACGATAGGGGACAATTAGATTTCAATACCAATATTGATGTTAAAAATAGACCTATTCTAAAAGAATTATTAGAAAATAGTTCTTCTGAAGAAAAAACTAAATTTGCTGAAAGAATTAAAGACTATGCGACGCGAAATATATCTAATAATCAATTTAAAGAAAAGGCACGATTAGATCTTATCAAACTAGCAGCAAGTAAAGATAAGAGTTCAGTAGAAAAATTTTTAGCTCTGCAATTAGAGTTAAAAAATAAAATGCAATCACATATTGTAAAAAGCGAATATATTTTAACACCGGAAATAGTAGCAGAAATAAATATAGAACTAAAAAATAAAGGACTAATAATAGATAGTTTAACTAAAGACGATATGATTAAACTAGCCAAAGAAGTAAATAAACAAACATTAAATTCTGTAATTAAAGTAATATTATCCGATAATAACGCACTAAGCAATGAAACCAATAAAATTTTAGGATTAGCAGTAGGTAATAATGCAAATAATTTAGAACAAACACAAAGCGGCATTCCGAATCCACCACCTCTACCACTAAATGGTGGTATTCCAAATCCGCCACCTCTACCGCTAAATGGGAGTATGCCACCACCACCTCCTCCCTTAAATTCTCAAGGCTTTATTAGCAACTCTAACAATTTTGATTTAAATAAGTTACAAACAGAATATCCTCACATACATTTATTATATACTCAGTTTACTCGTAATACTACTGTTCAACCAAAAGTACCACTTCAACCTACAGCTTCTAGTGCAACCAGCATAGAAAGAAGCGAGCCAGAGACAGCTTATGCCAAACTATATGTAGAATATAGAGCTGAGACTAATTTAGATATTAAAACCAAAAAAACTAGCGAGAAAGCTAATGATTTACAAAGCCAAATAATAAAAAGAAAAGATGACATTACAAATGTTATACGTCAAATATTAACAGAATCATACGCCAACCAAGGAGCTGACAAGAAAACTCTTATAAATTTATTTAGTATTACAAATCCTGAAGTCGAAGAAAAAGCTAAAGAAATTTTTAAGGAGCTTGTTCAAGACCCATATATGCAAGATATAATTGTAAATGGTAAGAAAGCAATAACAAGCGAAGATATAATTAAAGATCTTTTCAATGAAGACCCTGATGATGCAGCAGTACGTATCGTATTATCATCATGTAAAATATCTGAAGATATAAAGAAACCTATTAAACATGAATTAAATCAATTAAAATTGATTAAAGAAATTGATAACGAATCTACTCCATTCAAACAATTAGAAGCTGCTTATAAGAAGACGAGCATGCTTGATCAAGATATATTTGCCAATAGAGTCGAAGAGTTAATCAACAACCCTAATATATTAACTATAGCACAACAAACTACTTTTTTAATAACAGAAGATACAAACTTAAGAAAAACAATTAATTCTGATCAAGCACAGGCTAAACTTGATGATTTAAGAACAGCTATTTTAAGCACAATAAAATTTGAAGAATTAATTACAGCAAATTTACCTAAAAATGAGTTTTTTGCTATAATAAAGGAAAAAGAACCTGAATTATTAAAAGAGTTTTTAAAAGCTACTACTATCAAACTAGAAGGTAATAATAATTTAGATCAATTAAGATTAGTTTTGCCTTCATTTACAGATATGAGCAATGAACAAGTAAGAATTCTTTCTAGTAAATTAAATATGACTACAATATTAAAAGCTCTTAAAGAGTACTCGCAAGAAAAAGCTAAAAAACACATCCATACCGGAAACATGCCACCACCACCGCCACCGCCTGCTTCAAAAGATTCGGAATTAGCTTATCTAACAAGTTTAGGGATTACTAAAGATTGGATAAGTAGAATTACTAAATTAAATGCAAATACATCTACATCTATTTTTAAAACAACTCCAAAAATTTATAACTTTAGCTCAGATATAGCTGTAAGATATAAAGAATTTGCTTTATCAGGACAAAAATCAGCAGGACATAAAGCAAAATACTCTGATGCCGATTTGTTTAAAAAAGCTATAGTGGAATCAGTAGCATTTGAGCATTCAAAAAATTTATCTAAAGTTCATCAAAATAGTAAGTATTTTGCAAAAATCCAAGAAGCAGTCGACACTATGCACTCTAGCTTTATAGGTCCTAGAACTGAAATAGGACAAAAAATACATAATATTTATACTTCTAAACTTTTGGAATTAACAAAAGATAAAGAATTTATTAAATATGTTGAAGATAATATTATACTTAGCAAAAAATTAACGGAGGCGTTTACTTCAGCTGACTCTGATTCTATAGATCCTAGAACTAGAATAGGACAAGAAGTACATAATATTTATACACAGCAATTGACAAAATATCCAGAAGAAGAGGTAAAAGAGGCATTTAATACTGCTAACTCTGATTTTATAGGTCCTAGAACTGAAATAGGACAAGAAGTACATAATATTTATAAATCCAAACTTTTAGAATTAGCAAAAGATAAAGAATTGTTTCTATTTGTTGAACAATTACTAGCAGAATCTACTGAACTAGAACAAAAATACGGTAGTGATGTTCAACCGGAAAATAGTAACAACGAAAAGAAAGTAGGACGTTTAGATATGAAACAATTCCAATCATTATTCCAGCAAGGAAACGAAGCGACAAATGACGAATCCTCAACAAAGGATGATACACAACCTGAAGATAGTAATAAAAAGTCAGAGAAATCCGATTCAGAAACCGCTTTATCACCGAGGTTATTGAGTTCTAACGATAGCAAAAATGATAAATCATCAGATAATAAAAAATCACTTCTAGCCTTAAGATCTAGTGATGAAGAAGATAAAGGATATGAAACTGAGGAAGAATTAGAAGAAAGCAATAATACAACTGAAGAAGAATCAAAAAAAGATATAGCTTTAGAAAGCGAAGACGAAGCTATCGATGTGTCCTTCAAAACTGAAGCCATCGCAGAACAAGATAAAGCGACACAGAGACAACAGGTATCTGCCGAAGCGACACAGAGACAACAGGTATCTGCCGAAACTAATAACAAAGTAGCAGTATTAGAGGTGGTAGATAGAACGATTTCAGTTACTAATAAACATATTTATAGTAATATTTTTAATAACAGACTTGATATTGCTCCTATAGTTGCCGCTGGTGATGAAGAAGCTAGTATAAACAGAGGGGTATGGATTAGTGGCTTATACGGCATTAACAAACAAGGAACTTGGAAGAATATTCCAAAATATCAAGGTCGTACCACCGGCGTAACTATCGGAGCTGATACTGAATTCATTAATAGTCATGATGTTATAGGAATAGCTTATAGCCATTTAGAATCCCAAATTAAATATAATAAAAAACTAGGAAAAACAGCTGTTAACGGTCATCTTTTAAGTATTTACGGTCTAAAAGAACTAATTAAAGGTTTCTCATTGCAGGCTATAACATCTTACGGTCATAATTATATTAAGAATAAATCTAAAAGTATTAATAATATAATTGGAAAATATCAAAACAATAATTTAAGTTTTCAAACCTTATTAAATTATAAATATCGTACAAAATATGATTTACATTTTATTCCTAATATCGGTTTTAAATATGATTATTCCAGAGCTAGCAACTATAAAGAATATAATGTAGATATAGAAAATTTGATAATTCAAAAGAAATCAAATCAATCAGTTGAAAGTAGTATTGGCGGTAAAATAGTGTTTAAGCCTATAGCGACCGTAAATAATATAGTATTAACACCAAGTTTGTACGGTAATATTGAGCATCACTTCAATAATAAAAATACAAAAGTTAATGCAAAAGCGACTTTTAAAGGACAAACATTACAAGAAACAATTATTATACCAAAACAACCTAAGCTTGGATATAATGTTGGTAGTAATATACTTATGAGTAGAAAGAATATAAATGTTCTACTTGAGTATAACTATTACACACATAGAAAATATCAAAGCCATCAAGGGCTTATTAAACTAAAAGTCAATTTGTAA